Proteins encoded in a region of the Novibacillus thermophilus genome:
- a CDS encoding argininosuccinate synthase, producing MANPKVVLAYSGGLDTSVAIKWLQEKYGYDVIAVSLDVGEGKDLDFVREKALKIGAIQSFVVDAKDMLAEEFIKPALKANALYEGKYPLVSALSRPLISKVLVQIAEQEGAEAVAHGCTGKGNDQVRFDVAVAALNPDLKVLAPVREWAMSREEEIAYAQNHGIPVPVKVEKPYSIDQNLWGRSCECGVLENPWTAPPEDAYEWTRALADTPDEPEEVEIAFEQGVPVALNGENMSFAHMISELNRLAGAHGIGRIDHVENRLVGIKSREVYECPAAITLLTAHKELEFLTQTREISQFKPIIEQKWAQLIYEGLYFSPLTEALNAFIDETQKNVTGVVRLSLFKGHCTVNGRKSPKSLYNEKLATYTVEDTFDHDAAVGFIHLWGLPTKVYAQVNREADSGKVDVPQSEQKIVTTGAGQEDGR from the coding sequence ATGGCGAATCCGAAAGTGGTGTTGGCGTATTCCGGGGGGTTGGACACGTCAGTGGCGATAAAGTGGCTGCAAGAGAAGTACGGCTACGACGTGATTGCTGTGTCCCTCGATGTGGGAGAAGGAAAAGATTTGGATTTCGTTCGGGAAAAAGCGCTCAAAATCGGTGCGATCCAGTCGTTCGTCGTCGATGCGAAAGACATGCTCGCGGAAGAATTTATCAAGCCGGCCCTGAAGGCGAACGCCCTGTACGAGGGGAAGTACCCGCTCGTATCGGCGCTGTCCCGACCCTTAATTTCCAAAGTGCTCGTGCAGATTGCGGAACAGGAAGGAGCTGAAGCCGTCGCCCACGGCTGTACGGGTAAAGGCAACGACCAAGTGCGTTTCGACGTAGCAGTCGCGGCCTTAAACCCTGATTTGAAGGTGCTGGCACCGGTGCGGGAGTGGGCGATGTCGCGGGAAGAAGAGATTGCGTACGCCCAAAACCACGGCATCCCCGTGCCGGTGAAAGTGGAAAAACCGTACAGCATTGACCAAAATTTGTGGGGGCGGAGCTGCGAGTGCGGCGTCCTCGAAAATCCTTGGACAGCGCCGCCGGAAGACGCATACGAGTGGACGCGGGCATTAGCCGATACGCCGGATGAACCAGAAGAAGTGGAAATCGCGTTTGAGCAAGGGGTTCCCGTTGCGCTAAACGGTGAAAACATGTCGTTTGCCCACATGATTTCAGAGTTGAACCGTTTGGCGGGGGCGCACGGAATCGGACGGATCGATCACGTCGAGAACCGGCTCGTCGGCATTAAATCCCGGGAAGTGTACGAGTGCCCTGCAGCAATTACGCTGCTCACAGCCCACAAAGAACTGGAATTTTTGACCCAGACGCGTGAAATCAGCCAGTTCAAACCGATTATCGAACAAAAGTGGGCGCAGCTCATTTATGAAGGGTTGTACTTTTCTCCGTTGACTGAGGCCCTCAATGCCTTCATTGACGAAACGCAGAAAAACGTCACGGGCGTCGTCCGCCTCTCGCTGTTCAAGGGCCATTGCACAGTGAACGGCCGTAAGTCGCCTAAGTCGCTGTACAACGAAAAATTGGCCACTTACACTGTGGAGGACACGTTCGACCACGATGCCGCTGTCGGATTCATCCACTTGTGGGGGCTGCCGACGAAAGTTTACGCCCAGGTGAACCGTGAAGCAGACAGCGGTAAGGTCGACGTTCCCCAGTCTGAACAGAAAATCGTCACAACAGGAGCGGGACAGGAGGACGGACGATGA
- the ftsE gene encoding cell division ATP-binding protein FtsE codes for MIEMYGVWKVYENGNDALQNIDIKIGRGEFVYVVGPSGAGKSTFIKLMYREERPTKGQIYINGINVDKVKERKIPQIRRNIGVVFQDFRLLPRMTSFENVAFAMEVVETPRKRIEQRVRELFELVGLEDRMDAYPDELSGGEMQRVAIARAMANKPSVIIADEPTGNLDPETSWGIMELFEEINDLGTTVVMATHNRDIVNQMKKRVVAIEDGQIVRDELRGEYGYES; via the coding sequence GTGATTGAGATGTACGGCGTGTGGAAGGTCTACGAGAACGGAAACGACGCGTTACAAAACATCGACATCAAGATTGGCCGCGGTGAATTTGTGTACGTAGTCGGGCCGAGCGGGGCCGGGAAGTCGACGTTCATCAAGTTAATGTACCGCGAAGAACGCCCGACAAAAGGCCAGATATACATAAACGGCATTAACGTGGACAAAGTGAAAGAACGCAAAATTCCGCAAATTCGTCGAAACATCGGGGTCGTCTTTCAAGATTTCCGGCTTCTGCCGCGGATGACGTCATTTGAAAATGTCGCGTTTGCCATGGAAGTTGTCGAAACGCCGCGAAAGCGCATTGAGCAACGGGTACGCGAGCTGTTTGAACTTGTCGGTTTGGAAGACCGGATGGACGCTTATCCAGACGAGCTGTCCGGCGGAGAGATGCAGCGCGTTGCCATCGCCCGGGCCATGGCGAACAAGCCGTCGGTCATCATCGCGGATGAACCTACCGGGAACTTGGATCCGGAAACGTCGTGGGGCATCATGGAACTGTTCGAGGAAATTAACGACTTAGGCACGACAGTAGTGATGGCGACACACAACCGGGACATCGTCAACCAGATGAAAAAACGGGTTGTCGCCATTGAGGACGGTCAAATTGTGCGCGACGAGTTGCGGGGAGAGTACGGGTATGAAAGCTAG
- the argH gene encoding argininosuccinate lyase: MKKMWGGRFTQPTNKLVEAYTASIGFDQRLAEVDIEGSMAHVRMLGRVGVLTPDEADAIVQGLRKVKQRIDSGEVSYSVAYEDIHMNIEKMLTDEIGPLGGKLHTGRSRNDQVALDLHLYVKRVTVQTVEQLARLQEALLQKAEEHVDTILPGYTHLQRAQPIRLAHHMLAYVAMFGRDIERLQDSYKRADCSPLGAGALAGTTFPLDRKVVAEELGFSTMYDNSLDAVSDRDFIVEFLSAASLIMAHLSRMGEELVLWSSQEYDFIELDDAFCTGSSIMPQKKNPDVAELVRGKTGRVYGHLIALLTVLKGLPLAYNKDMQEDKEGLFDTVDTVSGALKLMAPMIATLKVKKDNMRAAVERDFSNATDLADFLVGKNIPFRQAHEIVGKIVLYCIEQKKYLLDLSLDEYRQFCPEIDETVYDALNVERVVDARDVYGGPSRRQVERVLSERKSRLNETFSWIKHVQ, encoded by the coding sequence ATGAAAAAAATGTGGGGCGGCCGCTTCACACAACCGACGAACAAACTAGTGGAGGCCTATACGGCCTCCATCGGATTTGATCAGCGTTTGGCAGAAGTAGACATCGAGGGAAGTATGGCACACGTCCGCATGCTCGGACGTGTCGGTGTGTTGACTCCGGACGAGGCGGATGCGATTGTCCAAGGATTGCGAAAAGTGAAGCAGCGGATCGACAGCGGTGAGGTGAGCTATTCCGTTGCGTATGAAGACATTCACATGAACATCGAAAAAATGCTGACGGACGAAATCGGACCTCTCGGAGGTAAACTGCACACGGGACGCAGTCGCAATGACCAGGTGGCTCTAGACCTGCATTTGTACGTCAAGCGGGTCACAGTGCAGACTGTCGAGCAGTTGGCTCGGCTTCAAGAAGCCCTGTTGCAAAAAGCAGAGGAGCATGTGGATACAATTCTCCCCGGGTACACCCACCTGCAGCGGGCGCAGCCAATTCGCCTCGCCCACCACATGCTCGCCTATGTGGCCATGTTCGGCCGGGACATCGAACGGCTGCAAGACAGTTACAAGCGCGCTGACTGCAGTCCCCTCGGAGCGGGTGCTCTCGCCGGGACCACATTTCCCCTTGACCGGAAAGTCGTCGCCGAAGAACTCGGGTTTTCCACCATGTACGACAACAGCTTGGATGCTGTCAGCGACCGCGATTTTATCGTCGAGTTTCTGAGTGCCGCCTCTTTGATCATGGCCCACTTGTCTCGCATGGGGGAGGAGCTCGTTTTGTGGTCGAGTCAGGAGTACGACTTTATCGAGCTGGACGATGCGTTTTGCACCGGATCGAGTATCATGCCGCAAAAAAAGAACCCCGACGTGGCGGAACTGGTGCGGGGCAAAACGGGCCGCGTGTACGGTCATCTCATCGCCCTTTTAACAGTGCTCAAAGGGCTCCCCCTCGCTTACAACAAAGACATGCAAGAAGATAAAGAAGGGTTGTTCGACACGGTGGACACAGTGTCGGGGGCCTTGAAACTGATGGCGCCGATGATTGCCACGCTGAAGGTGAAGAAAGACAACATGCGCGCTGCCGTTGAGCGCGACTTTTCCAACGCCACCGACTTGGCTGACTTTTTAGTCGGAAAAAACATCCCCTTTCGACAGGCCCACGAAATTGTCGGGAAAATTGTCTTATACTGTATTGAACAGAAAAAATATCTCCTTGATCTTTCACTGGACGAGTATCGACAGTTTTGTCCGGAAATCGATGAAACTGTCTACGATGCCCTAAATGTCGAGCGTGTCGTCGACGCTCGCGATGTGTACGGGGGCCCGTCCCGCCGACAGGTGGAACGAGTCCTTTCTGAAAGAAAATCCCGCTTGAACGAAACTTTCTCTTGGATAAAACACGTTCAATAG
- the carB gene encoding carbamoyl-phosphate synthase (glutamine-hydrolyzing) large subunit, with protein MPKQPHIQKVLVIGSGPITIGQAAEFDYAGTQACLALKEEQIHVVLVNNNPATIMTDEEVADTLYLEPLTVESVTKIIARERPDGLLATTGGQTGLNLAIALNKAGVLQRYGVQLLGTPIRTIENSEDREMFKNMMEQIGEPVPASIIARDMETALSFAGETGYPLIVRPAYTLGGSGGGIARDEEQLRQIVRRGLKASPIHQVLVEQSIKGWKEIEYEVMRDVNDTCITVCNMENVDPVGIHTGDSVVVAPSQTLTDQQHQMLRSSALKVIRSLGVVGGCNIQFALHPETGEYAIIEVNPRVSRSSALASKVTGYPIARIAAKLSVGLHLDECVNPVTGHTYASFEPAVDYIAVKLPRWPFDKFPQGDRVLGTQMKATGEVMALERTFEAALMKAVRSLDVGQYGLLQPEHEALPDDVLQHRLECADDERLFLLGEAFRRGWSLEDVHRLTDIDPFFLFKLRTLVQTEQQLKQTAWQDVTGEELRKAKRLGFTATHLAGLFGVPAQAVRKRCEQAGFKPGYKCVDTCAAEFVAETPYFYSTWSGTDEVPVDAQGEKVLVAGSGPIRIGQGIEFDYCSVHGVKALKQMGIPSVVVNNNPETVSTDYATADRLYFEPLTADDVVAVARKEQVRGVLLQYGGQTAVKLVAELEAAGLPVLGTCREAIDLVEDRDRFYTLLQQLGIPHIPGVAVQNDHVLLEAAEQLGYPLLLRPSYVIGGQGMHIVHASEQLTALLKREAFAPQAYPLLLDRYLEGTEIEVDAVTDGRDVTIPLLIEHVERAGVHSGDSMAFFPAVDVSKVVQQQIVDYTERIARALPHKGMLNIQFVVWRGRVYVLEVNPRASRTAPVVSKVTGHPVLLWATEVQLGKRLSDVAPLGLLPRPAGCAVKAPVFSTAKLPGVDAAVGPNMQSTGEVIGLGSTAVEAMAKVLPWSVPGYTDGVWDDACGKRVLISIGDSKKEAALPLLKRLAKKGLDLLATPGTAETLRQNGLHVHTCTWAEAREAVKAERVKAVVNIPTRSGEQTRDGFKLRETALQYNVPLFLTLEAVEWSLKVAANRPPDTVYSLKEFYGLSQSTASPV; from the coding sequence ATGCCTAAACAGCCCCACATACAGAAAGTGCTCGTCATCGGCTCCGGTCCGATCACGATTGGGCAGGCGGCGGAATTCGACTACGCCGGGACGCAGGCGTGTCTCGCCTTAAAAGAGGAACAGATTCACGTCGTACTGGTGAACAACAACCCGGCGACGATTATGACCGACGAAGAAGTAGCCGACACCCTCTACTTGGAACCGTTGACGGTTGAATCGGTGACGAAGATCATTGCCAGGGAGCGTCCTGACGGGTTGCTCGCCACCACCGGCGGTCAGACTGGTTTAAACTTGGCCATCGCCTTAAACAAAGCGGGGGTGTTGCAACGATACGGCGTCCAATTGTTGGGGACCCCGATTCGTACAATTGAAAACAGCGAAGATCGGGAAATGTTTAAAAACATGATGGAACAGATCGGGGAGCCGGTCCCTGCCAGCATCATCGCCCGCGATATGGAGACAGCCCTTTCGTTTGCCGGCGAGACGGGCTACCCGCTGATTGTGCGTCCGGCGTATACGCTGGGGGGTTCGGGAGGCGGCATTGCCCGTGACGAAGAGCAGCTGAGGCAAATTGTGCGCCGGGGACTGAAGGCGAGCCCGATTCACCAAGTGCTCGTCGAGCAGAGCATAAAAGGGTGGAAAGAGATCGAATACGAGGTGATGCGGGATGTGAACGACACGTGCATCACCGTGTGCAACATGGAAAACGTCGATCCCGTGGGCATCCATACCGGCGACAGCGTCGTTGTGGCGCCGTCGCAGACGCTGACCGACCAGCAACATCAGATGCTGCGCAGCTCGGCCCTCAAGGTCATCCGCTCCCTCGGCGTCGTCGGCGGCTGTAACATTCAGTTCGCCCTCCACCCTGAGACGGGAGAGTATGCCATTATCGAAGTGAATCCGCGGGTCAGCCGTTCCAGTGCGCTGGCGTCGAAAGTGACGGGTTATCCGATCGCCCGCATCGCTGCCAAACTTTCTGTCGGTTTGCACTTGGACGAATGTGTGAACCCAGTGACCGGCCACACGTATGCCAGTTTTGAGCCGGCCGTCGACTACATCGCCGTCAAGCTGCCCCGCTGGCCCTTTGACAAATTTCCGCAAGGGGACCGCGTGTTGGGGACGCAAATGAAGGCGACGGGTGAAGTAATGGCACTGGAGCGGACGTTTGAAGCCGCTCTGATGAAAGCCGTGCGCTCCCTCGACGTTGGCCAGTACGGCCTGCTGCAGCCGGAACACGAGGCATTGCCGGACGATGTGTTGCAACACAGGCTTGAGTGTGCCGATGACGAGCGGCTGTTTTTGCTGGGGGAAGCGTTCCGGCGGGGCTGGTCGCTGGAAGACGTGCACCGTTTGACGGATATCGACCCGTTTTTTCTGTTTAAGCTCCGTACGCTCGTTCAAACGGAACAGCAGTTGAAACAGACGGCGTGGCAGGACGTGACCGGGGAGGAGTTGCGCAAGGCCAAACGGCTCGGCTTCACGGCTACGCACTTGGCCGGGCTGTTCGGTGTGCCCGCACAGGCGGTGCGCAAGCGGTGCGAACAGGCCGGCTTCAAACCGGGTTACAAGTGCGTCGACACGTGTGCGGCCGAGTTCGTAGCGGAAACGCCGTACTTTTACTCCACGTGGTCGGGAACTGACGAAGTGCCGGTCGACGCCCAAGGGGAGAAAGTGCTCGTTGCCGGATCGGGACCGATTCGCATCGGGCAGGGCATCGAATTCGACTACTGCTCCGTGCACGGCGTCAAAGCGTTAAAGCAGATGGGCATACCGTCGGTCGTCGTCAACAACAACCCGGAAACGGTGAGTACTGATTACGCGACGGCAGACCGACTGTACTTTGAGCCGTTGACGGCAGACGACGTCGTCGCTGTTGCCCGGAAAGAGCAGGTGAGGGGCGTCCTGTTGCAGTACGGGGGTCAAACGGCAGTGAAGCTAGTGGCGGAGCTGGAAGCAGCCGGGCTCCCCGTTCTGGGGACGTGCCGCGAAGCCATCGACCTTGTGGAAGACCGCGACCGGTTTTATACATTGCTTCAGCAGCTGGGCATCCCGCACATCCCCGGTGTGGCAGTGCAGAACGATCACGTGTTGCTTGAAGCGGCTGAACAGCTCGGCTACCCCCTCTTGTTGCGTCCGTCGTACGTCATTGGCGGTCAAGGCATGCACATCGTGCACGCTTCCGAACAGTTGACGGCACTGCTGAAGCGGGAGGCGTTTGCTCCGCAGGCGTATCCGCTCCTTCTCGACCGCTACCTGGAAGGAACGGAAATCGAAGTAGACGCGGTGACGGACGGACGCGACGTGACAATCCCGCTGTTGATTGAGCACGTGGAGAGGGCAGGTGTCCACTCTGGTGACAGCATGGCATTTTTCCCGGCGGTTGACGTTTCAAAAGTTGTGCAGCAGCAAATCGTCGATTACACGGAGCGCATCGCACGCGCGCTGCCCCACAAAGGAATGCTCAACATACAGTTCGTCGTTTGGCGCGGGCGGGTGTACGTCTTGGAAGTAAACCCCCGCGCCTCGCGCACCGCTCCCGTTGTGAGCAAAGTGACCGGACATCCTGTCCTGCTGTGGGCGACCGAGGTGCAGCTCGGTAAACGGCTGTCTGACGTGGCGCCACTGGGCTTGTTGCCGAGGCCTGCCGGATGCGCAGTGAAAGCCCCAGTGTTTTCAACGGCGAAGTTGCCGGGGGTAGACGCCGCAGTCGGCCCGAACATGCAGTCGACCGGTGAAGTGATCGGCCTCGGTTCGACGGCAGTGGAGGCGATGGCGAAAGTCCTTCCGTGGTCTGTACCGGGCTACACGGACGGAGTGTGGGACGATGCCTGTGGGAAACGCGTGCTCATCAGCATTGGCGACAGCAAAAAAGAAGCAGCGCTCCCTCTGTTGAAGCGCCTTGCGAAAAAAGGACTGGACCTTCTCGCCACTCCCGGAACAGCCGAAACGTTGCGACAAAACGGTCTACACGTTCACACCTGCACGTGGGCGGAAGCGCGAGAAGCGGTCAAAGCTGAACGCGTCAAAGCCGTCGTGAACATTCCAACTCGAAGCGGGGAGCAGACCCGCGACGGGTTTAAGTTGAGGGAAACAGCTTTACAGTACAACGTTCCCCTCTTTCTCACGTTGGAGGCAGTGGAGTGGTCACTCAAAGTAGCCGCAAATCGGCCGCCGGACACTGTCTATTCTTTGAAAGAGTTTTACGGGCTGTCACAATCGACGGCATCACCGGTATAA
- the argF gene encoding ornithine carbamoyltransferase, with the protein MSSTEAAYNAEELQGRHFLTLADFSQDELTSLLAFAKDLKQWQKQGKPYRPLVGKTLGMIFAKSSTRTRVSFEVGMFQLGGHALFLGKNDIQLGRGETIPDTARVLSRYVDGIMIRTYAHTDVVELARYASVPVINGLTDAFHPCQVLADLLTLKEHFGQLKGLKLAYVGDGNNMAHSLLLGAAKMGIHVAVATPSGYEPDGDIVRDSEQAARENGSRVTVTHDPHEAVKGADAVYTDVWASMGQEAEASERRKAFQGYQVNGELMAEAKDGAIFLHCLPAHRGEEVTADVIDGPQSVVVNQAENRLHVQKAILASLL; encoded by the coding sequence ATGAGTTCTACAGAGGCAGCGTACAATGCGGAAGAGTTGCAAGGGCGCCACTTTCTCACGTTAGCCGATTTTAGTCAGGACGAACTGACGTCACTGCTCGCCTTCGCGAAAGATTTAAAACAGTGGCAGAAGCAAGGGAAACCGTACCGCCCCCTCGTCGGCAAGACGTTAGGCATGATCTTTGCCAAATCGTCCACGCGGACGCGGGTTTCGTTTGAAGTCGGCATGTTTCAGCTAGGAGGGCACGCCCTTTTTCTCGGGAAGAACGACATTCAGCTCGGACGGGGAGAGACGATTCCAGACACGGCACGGGTCCTTTCCCGCTACGTAGACGGGATCATGATTCGCACGTACGCCCACACTGACGTCGTCGAACTGGCGCGCTATGCGAGTGTGCCGGTGATTAACGGCTTAACGGACGCGTTCCATCCGTGTCAAGTGCTGGCCGACTTGTTGACGCTCAAGGAGCACTTCGGTCAACTAAAAGGGCTCAAGCTCGCCTATGTCGGGGACGGAAACAACATGGCCCATTCGCTTCTCCTCGGTGCGGCCAAAATGGGCATTCACGTTGCCGTGGCCACGCCCTCGGGTTACGAGCCGGACGGAGACATCGTCCGCGACAGTGAACAGGCGGCCCGAGAAAACGGCTCCCGTGTGACCGTGACCCATGACCCGCATGAAGCGGTGAAAGGAGCGGATGCCGTCTACACCGACGTGTGGGCGAGTATGGGGCAGGAAGCAGAAGCGTCGGAAAGGCGGAAGGCGTTTCAAGGGTATCAAGTGAATGGGGAGTTGATGGCCGAAGCGAAGGACGGCGCCATTTTCTTGCACTGTTTGCCGGCGCACCGGGGAGAAGAAGTGACCGCCGACGTGATAGATGGTCCCCAGTCCGTTGTCGTGAACCAGGCTGAGAACCGCTTGCACGTGCAGAAGGCGATTCTTGCCAGTTTGCTCTAA
- a CDS encoding carbamoyl phosphate synthase small subunit, which translates to MTMKAFLLLDTGDVFPGEWIGQPREAVGEIVFYTGMTGYQEVLTDPSYGGQIVTFTYPMIGNYGVHAGEDESPRPQAAGIVVGEYCPHPSPYGKAETLAEKLDRHGIPGISGIDTRAVTTIVREKGLVRGRLSCESRWPRHVEWPDSLSLEWVQKASVTQPETYGKNDGRPHIVLIDYGRKQSIVEALLAHGCRVTAVPFNWSNEQILALRPDGLLLSNGPGDPQALSPYAQRLRPLLEQLPTLGICLGQQVVALAFGASTERMPYGHRGSNHPVKSVSTDKVWITSQNHGYVVVKESLDPDEWELTYVNVNDDSVEGFRHKRYPIQCVQFHPEARPGPAEAEVIFQQFVRKVNRQRKETTYA; encoded by the coding sequence ATGACGATGAAAGCTTTTTTGCTGCTCGACACTGGGGACGTCTTCCCCGGTGAGTGGATCGGTCAGCCGCGAGAGGCTGTGGGGGAAATCGTGTTTTACACCGGGATGACCGGTTACCAGGAGGTGTTGACTGACCCGTCGTACGGGGGGCAGATCGTGACGTTTACGTATCCGATGATTGGCAACTACGGCGTTCACGCGGGGGAAGACGAGAGTCCGAGGCCACAGGCTGCTGGGATTGTCGTTGGCGAATACTGTCCGCATCCGTCCCCTTACGGAAAGGCGGAGACTCTGGCGGAGAAGCTGGACCGTCACGGCATTCCAGGGATCAGCGGGATCGACACCCGGGCCGTGACGACCATCGTGCGGGAAAAAGGGTTGGTGCGGGGAAGGTTGAGCTGTGAAAGCCGGTGGCCGCGTCACGTGGAGTGGCCGGATTCGCTCTCCCTTGAATGGGTGCAAAAGGCCTCTGTCACACAGCCGGAAACGTACGGGAAAAACGACGGCAGACCACACATTGTGCTGATCGACTACGGGCGTAAACAGTCCATCGTCGAGGCGCTTTTGGCCCACGGGTGCCGGGTCACGGCCGTTCCGTTCAATTGGTCGAACGAACAAATTTTAGCCCTTCGCCCCGACGGTTTGCTCCTCTCCAACGGCCCTGGAGATCCGCAGGCACTCTCGCCCTACGCCCAGAGGCTACGGCCGTTGTTAGAGCAACTTCCTACCCTCGGCATTTGCCTCGGACAGCAAGTCGTCGCCCTCGCCTTTGGCGCTTCGACAGAAAGAATGCCATACGGACACCGGGGCAGCAATCATCCCGTCAAAAGTGTGTCTACAGACAAAGTGTGGATCACCTCGCAAAATCACGGCTACGTCGTCGTGAAGGAGTCTCTCGACCCTGACGAGTGGGAGCTGACGTATGTGAACGTGAACGACGACTCGGTAGAAGGGTTCAGGCACAAGCGCTACCCGATTCAGTGCGTACAGTTTCACCCTGAAGCCCGACCGGGACCTGCCGAAGCAGAAGTGATCTTCCAGCAGTTTGTCCGCAAAGTGAACCGTCAGCGAAAGGAGACCACTTATGCCTAA